One genomic segment of Longimicrobiaceae bacterium includes these proteins:
- a CDS encoding Hsp20/alpha crystallin family protein codes for MVRNGNRLATVPFDRLFEAVAGPLGWPAADGSLLRSPETEVVETEDTIHVMMEMPGVRREDLDIGLESNILTVRAAKPAERVENARYHLSERRYGTFTRSFVLPRQVDADRIDAELADGVLRIVIPKTEQARRRRIEVRGGGDASRIEASTEASVA; via the coding sequence ATGGTCAGAAATGGCAATCGGCTTGCCACCGTGCCCTTCGACCGCCTCTTCGAAGCGGTGGCGGGGCCGCTCGGGTGGCCGGCGGCGGACGGCAGCCTGCTGCGCAGCCCCGAGACGGAGGTGGTGGAGACGGAGGACACCATCCATGTGATGATGGAGATGCCGGGCGTCCGCCGCGAGGACCTGGACATCGGCCTGGAGTCGAACATTCTGACGGTCCGCGCCGCCAAGCCCGCGGAGCGGGTCGAGAACGCCCGCTACCACCTGTCGGAGCGGCGCTACGGGACCTTCACGCGCTCGTTCGTGCTCCCGCGGCAGGTGGACGCCGACCGCATCGACGCGGAGCTCGCCGACGGCGTGCTGCGCATCGTGATCCCCAAGACCGAGCAGGCGCGTCGGCGCCGGATCGAGGTCCGCGGCGGCGGGGACGCCAGCCGGATCGAGGCGTCCACCGAGGCGAGCGTAGCGTAG